The DNA region GAGTCTATTTATTATGCAATAAAATATCTTAAAAAAGATATTTTATTAAAAGAGATTATTAAAATAAATCCTTCTTATGAAAGAAAAAATTATTATGAAAGATTAGGTGAAAAATCAAATGCAAATATTATACATTTAGCTTTTGAAAATTATTTATCTGAAGAGTTTATTTATTATGTTTTAGAAACTTATCCTACTATAAAAGCATACAATGAAATTGAACCTATTGCTTTACATATCATTAAGTCAAGTTTCTATTCTTTGGAAATTTTTGAAAAAATTATTAAAAAAGATAATAATATTAATAGATACTACTCTTTTCAAACTAATGATGAGATAGGTGAATATATATCAAAAGGTACATTATTATTATGTCTTGCCAGATTAGCTAAAGATTTAGATAAGAATAATAAATATTTTAAAGCTATAAAAATTCTTTTAGAAAATGGTGTTGATATTAATTTGGCTTATAAATTTGGACATAATAACAAAGTATATCCTAAAGGGCATTCTGTTTTTATTAGTGCGATAAATAAAAATAGATTAAATAAAGAGTTATATGATCTATTTTATGAATATGGCGGAAGTTTGATAAAACCAGTAAAAGAGTGCTTTAATGAATCTTCTATTCATTCAATACTTAGATTTTTGGATGATGATAATGTTATTATTGAATATTTAGATTATTGTTGGGAAAAAGAACCTTTTGATTTAGAATATAAAAATAGTATGAATTCTACTATCTTATTAAATGCTGCTATGAGTTGTAATGCAAAAGTTATAAAATGGCTTGCAAATAAAGGGGCAAATGTTAATATTGTAGGTGGTTATGATAATTGTTCTGCTTTACATAAAGCAATCGATAATTACTCTTTTATTGATCCATTACAAAGACTTGATACTGTAAAAACATTACTTGACTTAGGTGTAGATATAGAGCAGTTCGATAGTGAACAAAAGACACCTTTAATGGTTGCTGCAAATGTAGGAACAACTCATGTATTAAAAGAATTATTACAAAGAGGTGCAGATGTAAATCATGTTAATGAAAACAATGAAAGTGCAATACATTTTGCTGTATTAGGTAAATATAGTTATGATTTGGATTTTAGATTTGAAACAATAAAAAGTAAAATAATTACTGACTTGGTAAATGCAAAAGCAGACATAAATTTAGTAAGCGATAATGGAGCAACAGCTCTTATATATGCTATAGATTATGGATATAGGGAAATTTTTGATACTTTAATTAATTTTGATGCTGATGTTAATCAGGCTTGTTCACATGGTTATACTCCTTTATATTATGCAACTTTAATTAAAGATAGATATTTTATAAATAAACTTTATGCTACAAATAAACTTGATGTAAATAAAGTAAATGAATTTAATTTTACAGTTTTACATCAAATAGTAAACTTAGATATACCAAATGAAGTGTTTAAAAATATGCTTATTAAACTTATTGAAATGGGCCTAGATATAAATTATCATAAAAATATTGAACCTGCACTTTTAATGTATATAAAAACAATGGAATTTGTAGGAGATAGACAAGTTGGATTTGTGTCATCAAAGAAAAAACCAAAAGAGATAGAACATAAAAAAGTTGAGATTTTTATAGAATATGGTGCAGATTTAAATTTATGTTTAGAGTTTGCAAAAAAACAAAATGAACCAAAAGATATTTTTGAATATTTAGAAAGCTTAATATAAAAAATAAAAGATTTGTATTTATAAAAGTATTATAGCCATTTGGCTATAATTCGCCCTATGCAAGATATAATAAAAAAACTAGACCTAACAGAATATTTAGAAACATTTCAAGAACTTTTTTCAAGAAAAAAAAGTATTGTTATTGAAGGCGATATTCATTTACATTATAAATTAATAGAAGAACTATCAAAGTTTGATTTCAATGCACCAAAAGAGGTTGCAAATTTAGATAACTGCTTAATACATATTCAAAAGCAGGGAATTTTAAAACTTTATGATATCTATGAGTTTACTAAAATTATCAGATATTTTTTATATTTAAAAAGATTTAATTTTGAAGGAAAATTAAAAGAGTGGATTGATAAAATAGTTGTGCCTAATGATATTTTGGAACTTGATAACTATTTTGATTCTAAAGGAAATTTAAAACAAGGGATTGATGAGGATTTTGATAATATTCAGGATGCAATTTATAAAAATAAAGAATTAATTAGACAAAATCTTTATAAATTAATTAACTCATCAAAATTAAAACCATATTTAGTTGATACTCAAGTACACTTAATAAATGATCAAGAAGCTATCTTGGCAAGAGGTGGTTTTAATCATGTTGTTAAAGCAACAGTTATACATAGATCGAATTCAGGATTTTTCTATATTGTCCCTCATACTATAAGTGAGTTAAAACAAAAAAGAAGTGATCTTATAAATAAGCAAGAAGAAGTTATTTTAAAACTTTGTAAACAAATATCATCTATGTTTGAAAAAAACTTACTATTTTTAAAATTTATAAATAAAGAATTTGATAGATTTGATCATTATCAAGCAAGACTATTTTTTGCAAAATCACAAGATAAAAACTTTTTATTGCCAAGTAAAAAAAACAATTGTAAGTTAATAGATTTTAAGCATCCTGCCTTATCAGGGGCAAAACCTATTACTGTTGATTTCTCAAAATCAGTTATCATGATTACTGGTGTAAATGCTGGTGGTAAAACAATGATGTTAAAATCAATTTTATCTTCAGTTTTTATGTCTAAATATTTGATTCCTTATCATGCAGATAAGTCATCTCAAATTGGCAGTTTTAAAAATATTTTGGCTGTTTTGGATGATCCTCAAAGTGTAAAAAATGATATTTCTACATTTGCGGGAAGAATGGTAGAGTTTTCTTCTTTATTTACACAAAGAAATGCAATTGTTGGAGTTGATGAGATTGAGTTGGGGACTGATTCTGATGAAGCCGCAAGTTTATTTAAAGTAATAATCGAAGAGTTAATAAAAAAAGATATTAAAATAATCATAACAACTCACCATAAAAGACTAGCTGCATTATTAGCATCAAATGATGATGTTGAGTTAATAGCAGCACTTTATGATGAAGAAAATCGAATACCAACTTATGAATTCTTACAAGGAACTATTGGAAAATCATATGCTTTTGAAACGGCAAGTAGATATGGAATTCCCCATAATATTGTGAAATTAGCAAAAAAAGTATATGGTGAAGATAAAGATAAGTTAAATGAACTTATTGAAAGAAGTAGTGAACTTGAAAGAGAGTACAAACAAAAAATCCAAAAACTTGATGAAGAGTTAGAAAAAACAAATAGATTACAAAAAGGTTTAAAAGAGCAAAGAGAAAACTTAGATCAGTTAATATATTCGGAAAAGTCTAAACTTCAAAGAGAGTATAAAGATGCTAGGGATGAAGCAAAAAAAGCAATTAAAGCGAAGATTTATCAAGAAGGTCATAGACATTTAAATACAGCACACTCTAAAGCTTCAAGTATTAAAACTCAAAGTGTAAAAGAGTATGAAGAGTTAAAAGTAGGTGATAGAGTAAAATATAGAACTTCTAAAGGAGTATTAGTCTCTATAAAAGGTAAACAAGCATTTATAGAAAATGATTCAGGAATGAAAATGAAAGTTCCTTTGTCAGAGTTATCAAGAAGTGGGAATATCCCAAAAATAAAACCCAAAACAACTGTAACTATATCTAAGCCAGAGACAGGAAGTGTTACTCTTGATTTACATGGACAAAGAGTCGAAGAAGCTTTAGAAAATTTAGATAAGTTTTTATCTGATGCTTTAATTGCAGGGTTTGATGAAATTTTAGTTTATCATGGAATAGGAACAGGAAAATTAGCAGCAGCAGTTAAAAAATATCTTGATAAACATCCAAAAATAAAATCATATGAAGATGCACATCCAAGTAGTGGTGGTTTTGGAGCAAAAGTAATTAAATTATAGTAAATAAGTAGAGGAAAGCGATGACTCTATATAGTGACGAATAAGAAGGAAGAATCATCATAGCCTCTTAACCAATTATACAATAAATATTAAAAAGGTAATATTAAATTGATTGATTTTTTTGAAAATCCAATACAAAATATCTTAGATCATCAAAAGATTGCTATTAGAAAAAAACAAGCTTTGTTTTTGACAAAACAAGATAAAAAGCATGAAGAAATTAAAACAGTTGGTGTAAGACTTCAAATGGAAGCTATGCAACTAGGTTTTGTTTTTACAAATGAAGCTTTGAATTCTTTATTAAATGAAACAACAGTTTTAAAAAAAGAGATTTTGAATTTATTTAGTCAATTAACTGGTGCAAATAATATTTATAGACCTTTTTATGAAAATTTTCCTTCTGAAGTTTTAGATCAAGATGATAGTGTTTTATACTTTAATGCCATTTTACACTATTTGTCACAAGGTATTTGGAGACTTCCTTATCTTAAAAAAAATAGAGTTGATTTACCCTTAAAAGATATAGAATATAAAATAATAGATTTGATAAATGTAAATGATTATTTAGTATTATTTGAAAATTTATTATCTTCTGTTAGTTCTATCTCAAAAGATGATATGAAAAGTTTAGAGTTTTTTATTCGTGATTTTGATAGTGAAACACTTAAGAAGTTTTTACCTAAACAAATAGTCTTTAAAGAAATACTTTGTAGCTTTTTTGGTCTTTGTCTTTTATATGAAAAAAATGATTTATTAGAAAACTTTGAATTAAAAACTTCAACAGATATTTTAAGAGTAGCTACTTTTATTAGTGGTGGAGATATATCATTAACTACAAATACAAAGTTTAAATTAAAAAGAAAAGTTAGAAAATATTTAATAAATAATCTAGAAAAAGTAATAATTATTGAAGATATTAAAAGACATGAAAAAAAATGGAAAAGACTTTTTCATTGTTTACATATTGGCGAATATAAAAATGCAAAAAAGTGTAATCAAATAGCTGATTTACTTAGAAATGAAAAATTAAGAACAAATAATTATATAATTGAACAAGCTTTGTTGGAATTAGATTTTGAAAAACTTATGGAATTTGTACCTCAAAATAGTGGAGAATTTGCACGAAGACTTGATCATTTGCTTAGAGTTTTTGATGAAAATAAGGCTAATAAAATTTTAGAAACTTTTAATAATAAGATTTCTAAAATCAGTAGTAAAGTTTTATATCAGTTATTAGCTCATTTTAGAGTTAGAAATAATAATCAAGAAAATATAATGCATAAGGAATTGTTAGATTTTAGAACAAGAGTTATTATGCCAAAAGGTGATGTTGGAAAAGTAAAAATATTAAAGTCAAAATTACCTGCAATATCTCAAATTATTGTAAATAATATAATAAATGTAATCAAACAAGAACTTTTAAATAGATATAAAGATTTAGGAAATTTA from Malaciobacter molluscorum LMG 25693 includes:
- a CDS encoding TerD family protein, which translates into the protein MIDFFENPIQNILDHQKIAIRKKQALFLTKQDKKHEEIKTVGVRLQMEAMQLGFVFTNEALNSLLNETTVLKKEILNLFSQLTGANNIYRPFYENFPSEVLDQDDSVLYFNAILHYLSQGIWRLPYLKKNRVDLPLKDIEYKIIDLINVNDYLVLFENLLSSVSSISKDDMKSLEFFIRDFDSETLKKFLPKQIVFKEILCSFFGLCLLYEKNDLLENFELKTSTDILRVATFISGGDISLTTNTKFKLKRKVRKYLINNLEKVIIIEDIKRHEKKWKRLFHCLHIGEYKNAKKCNQIADLLRNEKLRTNNYIIEQALLELDFEKLMEFVPQNSGEFARRLDHLLRVFDENKANKILETFNNKISKISSKVLYQLLAHFRVRNNNQENIMHKELLDFRTRVIMPKGDVGKVKILKSKLPAISQIIVNNIINVIKQELLNRYKDLGNLGKVWISPSLKNAPIPLQMRSSSEGLKVIQRGTRLPIKKDKNILRFFVHWIGFDIDLSACFLTKDFLLYSQIAYFNLKGNDYKAVHSGDITYAPAPNGACEFIDIDLSSIKDKKIRYITLDVRVYSGPSFKYQNANVGWMFRDKLADEGEIFDARTVNQRISITNESQKTCLVAAFDILKNEIIWLDLKGSSSCLVSGNNVLSNVTNIRELLKSTVDFKEISLYELFYFHANARGELVENKEDANTVFDEDMIFKYEEVLAKYI
- a CDS encoding ankyrin repeat domain-containing protein, with amino-acid sequence MSFLDKLFGENKEEKELASNEQESTNFFDIDNIKDTETIEQIIKYNDFNILKTKINSSNCRQADNNFKMPLYYATINKRIEVIKYLFELGCDFEDAKGMLGGSAIITIISTGNKEILKTFIEAGYKVISGKSAIMAISVENAPLDFIEYLIELDVPMDSLERKISKDLIDEDTKEQYEKYTPLELAVFNNREYEVLEALIQAGCPLNEEKNINFVSRVINTSLSPSTKAKTLHLLNRLNKLDLNIKDEEGNNLVKQAINVGDTRSLKELILLGADFSDYIYTINDMLTIKDLEYIIDSIKSQGKNIDDFLSLLVKSRIESYMQEYDDLSHKNIIYQIVINTRLEENEKVELLQIALSKKADINFTLCDDKNTLFIVCKNLFIGKDICVAKFLLENGAEIEYGGNSALFHAISEYNIPLIELLLSFNANTNFVNNEKEGVINYFYKEHINLNSVVKKREVLQLLVNSGLNINTQVKYETKDKKFEDELISFFAIFCIENEFRLIDYIFENNIEIKDEESIYYAIKYLKKDILLKEIIKINPSYERKNYYERLGEKSNANIIHLAFENYLSEEFIYYVLETYPTIKAYNEIEPIALHIIKSSFYSLEIFEKIIKKDNNINRYYSFQTNDEIGEYISKGTLLLCLARLAKDLDKNNKYFKAIKILLENGVDINLAYKFGHNNKVYPKGHSVFISAINKNRLNKELYDLFYEYGGSLIKPVKECFNESSIHSILRFLDDDNVIIEYLDYCWEKEPFDLEYKNSMNSTILLNAAMSCNAKVIKWLANKGANVNIVGGYDNCSALHKAIDNYSFIDPLQRLDTVKTLLDLGVDIEQFDSEQKTPLMVAANVGTTHVLKELLQRGADVNHVNENNESAIHFAVLGKYSYDLDFRFETIKSKIITDLVNAKADINLVSDNGATALIYAIDYGYREIFDTLINFDADVNQACSHGYTPLYYATLIKDRYFINKLYATNKLDVNKVNEFNFTVLHQIVNLDIPNEVFKNMLIKLIEMGLDINYHKNIEPALLMYIKTMEFVGDRQVGFVSSKKKPKEIEHKKVEIFIEYGADLNLCLEFAKKQNEPKDIFEYLESLI
- a CDS encoding endonuclease MutS2; translation: MQDIIKKLDLTEYLETFQELFSRKKSIVIEGDIHLHYKLIEELSKFDFNAPKEVANLDNCLIHIQKQGILKLYDIYEFTKIIRYFLYLKRFNFEGKLKEWIDKIVVPNDILELDNYFDSKGNLKQGIDEDFDNIQDAIYKNKELIRQNLYKLINSSKLKPYLVDTQVHLINDQEAILARGGFNHVVKATVIHRSNSGFFYIVPHTISELKQKRSDLINKQEEVILKLCKQISSMFEKNLLFLKFINKEFDRFDHYQARLFFAKSQDKNFLLPSKKNNCKLIDFKHPALSGAKPITVDFSKSVIMITGVNAGGKTMMLKSILSSVFMSKYLIPYHADKSSQIGSFKNILAVLDDPQSVKNDISTFAGRMVEFSSLFTQRNAIVGVDEIELGTDSDEAASLFKVIIEELIKKDIKIIITTHHKRLAALLASNDDVELIAALYDEENRIPTYEFLQGTIGKSYAFETASRYGIPHNIVKLAKKVYGEDKDKLNELIERSSELEREYKQKIQKLDEELEKTNRLQKGLKEQRENLDQLIYSEKSKLQREYKDARDEAKKAIKAKIYQEGHRHLNTAHSKASSIKTQSVKEYEELKVGDRVKYRTSKGVLVSIKGKQAFIENDSGMKMKVPLSELSRSGNIPKIKPKTTVTISKPETGSVTLDLHGQRVEEALENLDKFLSDALIAGFDEILVYHGIGTGKLAAAVKKYLDKHPKIKSYEDAHPSSGGFGAKVIKL